The genomic DNA GGAGGCAGTGGATAACCTGCTATGGTCTGACTAGTGTCCACTGAGCTTGAAATTATATGAGTATATTAAAGTTTTTATCTCGAATCTGATGGTTTTAATAATTGAATGATACACATCTTCGAAACATTTTGGGTGTTAAAATGTTCTAACGttaatgttacacacacacacacacacacacacacatacacatttgacATGAAAAAAGCATCAGAAACACAATAACTGTGtgagtcaaatgaaaatgtactttttggaagcaaatttaaaaaatctgaTACTAGTGAGTAGTTCGAGAGGACAAGACATTTCATGGAAGCATGTCTCTTTAGTGAGTAGTTCGAGAGGACAAGACATTTCATGGAAGCATGTCTCTTTAGTTGTTCTCACATACTGGGATGGATTCAGACAATGTCATACAAATTAAATCAATGTTTTCGACATGTTAGGTTCTGTAATGTGTCTTACCTCACAGAAAGCTACTCACATCATctccattcattttaaaatagtatatttacacaacattacagcacttactgaacacacatacacgacaaatttcacacaaaacattttcaacgCAAATTTCTGTGTTATTGGCAATCATTTACCAATTGTTTGTTGCGGCTGCAACTGCTCTGTTTAATTCAGTccaaaaaagctttttttcctcctttcttttcaaaaattCATGTTTACTAATtcgtatttgtttttaaaatttgttgttgtttttttatttaaatgtatttgtctgGTGTCCTTTGCTGACTTTGAAATGGTTAACTTTTAATTGCTGATAGTGCCTCTTAACAAACAGATAGTGTCCttatttttattacttcatgtttatttattgagtGAACTTTACTAACTTTTTAATTGCTGACTTTTAATTTGCCAACAGGGTCTCTCCGCCTTTTGATTTGCCTCCTGTGTGATGGAAACCATTAATAACGGTAGATGTAGTTATCTAAGTACcctgaggaaaacacaaacaagcaatgATTTACTCCGCTAAGTTTGCGCATGATTAGCAGAGATTTCTCCAGTGTGTATTATAAAAAGACTGGGTCGTGCTGTGTTGTTCAGGCTGCGCTGCAGCATCTACTCACAGGCGTGATCCCACTACTGATCAGCATGGGGGTTTTGACCTGCTCCGTGTCCGACCTGGGCCGGTTCACCCCTCCTTAGACGACCTGGTACTCCCAGGCTCCCCCAGGAGCACCATATCGATACCGAACTTAGTGCGGACGCCTGATCGCCACAGCGTACTACAGCCCAGAACCCCTGAACTCAAGCGCTCCACCAGCCTCAACCTCCCAGAAGCTTGGATTACAAGCACGCGCCACTGTACCCGGTGGTTACTGAGGGCATTTTCTCATCCTTTAAGTGTGAATATGCCTGAGAAAGAGCGCCCTCTTTTGGTAGAGTGTAAATCATTGTCATAAATTTTAAGAGCAAACATTTTCACTGCTTGATTTAAAACATCATGTGTGCGCACTGTTAAAAGGCAATCTCTTGTCTGAAGTGAATGATACTTAAGTCACTATCTTGTCCAGctgcatgcaaaaaaaagacaggaaggtTTTATGAAATTTTTTATATTAAGTTCAGACTTTCAGGTTTGCAGTTGTTTTACTGGTTGGTGTAATGAATTTTTTACTCGCTCAGAAATAAAATCTACCCATAGTTAATGTGTGTTTCGTAACCTGCTGATTCAACCAGTCAGACAATCATAAACATTAAAGGTGAATCAAACACAGAGGTTCTTGgactaaaaaaaatgttttgaagctCCCATTATGGGAGCAGGGAATCCACACCCACCACAAAGATAACAACAGTACCTTCTGGTGGTTCTGTCAGGTCCACTCAGGTAAACCATGTGcagtttctcattttgttcAGTTGGAGGTGATGAAGCAGTCAGGAACTCCTCAAATGTACCTCTAAAACATGTATTGTTTGACCCAAAATATTAAGCCATTTCCAgaaatgcagtatttttttgGGTGCGATTTGATTAGTGAAAAAGGTAAAGAACATTTTCTagttttcacacacagctgtcaaaaGTACATTAATTAtaaatcattatgttttcaGGATGAAGTAAGTATTTTATAGTCGTTTCTAAGACCTCGCAGATGAGTTTCAGAAGGGAACAGGATTCTTGGAGTGACTGCAGTCAAATACTTCACTGAAGTAATATTGGACTGAGACATGTCATATAAATACAACCAATGTTATGCACATgctgtgttctgtaatgtgtgtgactttacACTCAGTTACTGATGCATTAACctcaaaataaattatttacagCATTTACTAGAACTGTAGATGTCCTCAGACAAAACAGAGTACTGACATACAAAATGTGTCTAAGAAAAAAGTGGAAATTTTTCTATTTAGTTTTTCTATTTAATCTGATATGGAAAATTTTCTGAGGAAAACTTAAGGAAGCAATTAACCCACTAGTCAGCAGATATTTCTCCAGTGTGTATTATAAAAAGACTGGGTCATGCTGTGTTGTTCAGGCTGCGCTGCAGCATCTACTCACAGGCGTGATCCCACTACTGATCAGCATGGGGGTTTTGACCTGCTCCGTGTCCGACCTGGGCCGGTTCACCCCTCCTTAGACGACCTGGTACTCCCAGGCTCCCCCAAGAGCACCATATCGATACCGAACTTAGTGCGGACGCCCGATCGCCACAGCGTACTACAGCCCAGAACCCCTGAACTCAAGCGCTCCACCAGCCTCAACCTCCCAGTAGCTTGGATTACAAGCACGCGCCACTGTACCCGGTGGTTACTGAGGGCATTTTCTCATCCTTTAAGTGTGAATATGCCTGAGAAAGAGCGCCCTCTTTTGGTAGAGTGTAAATCATTGTCAAATTTTAAGAGtaaacattttcactgcttGATTTAAAACATcatgtgtgtgcactgttaAAAGGCAATCTCTTGTCTGAAGTGAATGATACTTAAGTCACTATCTTGTCCAGCTgcatgcatgcaaaaaaaaaaagacaggaaggtTTTATGAAATTTTTTATATTAAGTTCAGACTTTCAGGTTTGCAGTTGTTTTACTGGTTGGTGTAATGAAATTTTTTACTCGCTCAGAAATAAAATCTACCCATAGTTAATGTGTGTTTCGTAACCTGCTGATTCAACCAGTCAGACAATCATAAACATTAAAGGTGAATCAAACAGAGGTTCttggactaaaaaaaaatgttttgaagctCCCATTATGGGAGCAGGGAATCCACACCCACCACAAAGATAACAACAGTACCTTCTGGTGGTTCTGTCAGGTCCACTCAGGTAAACCATGTGcagtttctcattttgttcAGCTGGAGGTGATGAAGCAGTCAGGAACTCCTCAAACGGACCTCTGAAACTTGTATTGTTTGACCCAAAATATTAAGCTATTTCCAgaaatgcagtattttttttttttttttggagcaatTTGATTACTGAAGAAGGTAAAGGACATTTTGTagttttcacacacagctgtcaaatGTTTTCAGGATGAAGTAAGTGTTTTATGGTCGTTTCTAAGATCTCGCAGACAAGTTTCAGAAGGGAACAAGATTCTTGGAGTGATTGCAGTCAAATACCTCACTAAAGTAATAGTGGACTGAAACAATGTCATATAAATGCAACCAATGTTACGCAcatgctgtgtgtctgtaatgtgtatgaCTTTACACTCAGTTATTGAtgcattaaataaatgatttacaGCACTTACAAGAGGTGTACATATCGATTTGAGTTCTTTGAGCGTTAAGCTTCTTTGGGTAATTCCCTGAGAAAAACTGAGTTAGCAATGAAATAATTCTCTTGATTAGCAGGGAGAGATTTCTCCAGTGTGTATTATAAAAAGACTGGGTCGTGCTGTGTTGTTCAGGCTGTGCTGCAGCATCTACTCACAGGCGTGATCCCACTACTGATCAGCATGGGGGTTTTGACCTGCTCCGTGTCCGACCTGGGCCGGTTCACCCCTCCTTAGATGACCTGGTACTCCCAGGCTCCCCCAGGAGCACCATATCGATACCGAACTTAGTGCGGACGCCCGATCGCCACAGCATACTACAGCCCAGAACCCCTGAACTCAAGCGCTCCACCAGCCTCAACCTCCCAGAAGCTTGGGTTACAGGCACGCGCCACTGTACCCGGTGGTTACCGAGGGCATTTTCTCATCCTTTAAGTGTTTACATGCCAGAGAAAGAGCGCCCTCTAGAGTGTAGATCACTCTGGTGAATTTTAAGAGTAAACATATACACCATTGGTTTCAGAACAACACGTGTATACACTGTTAAAAACCAGTCTCTTGTCTAATGTGAATGATACTTGTGTTTCCACGTAAACCAGCTatattccaaaaaaaagagaaaaagaaaagttttgtaTGAGGTTCAGACTTCTTTCAGATTTGCCATTGTTTTATTAGTTTGTACAATGAGGTCTCTTCCTTGCCTAGGAGACACAATGTTTccatacataatatatttctCTTCACTATCATGATTCAACAAATTATTAAATCATAAACACTAAACCTTCAGTAGGCTGAATCAAACACAGTGGTTCttggataaaaagaaaaaaaaagatgtccgTAAGTTCCCAGGACAGGAGCAGAGAAGCCACACCCACCAACAGTACCTTCTGGTGGTTCTGTCAAGTCCGCTCAGGAAAACCATGTGcagtttctcattttgttcAGTTGGAGGTGATAAAGCAGTCTGGAACTCTTCAAGTGGACCTCTAAAACTTGTATTTTCTGACCCAAAATATTAAGCCATTTCCACAGatgcagtcatttttttttactgtaatttaaTTGCTGAAGCAATCAAAAGTACCTTATTTGGAAATCATTATGTTTTTAAGATGAAGTCAGTATTCTGTAGCGATTTCTTAAACCTCAGTGAGTACTAtcagtgagaaacagagtgGAGTGATTCCAGTAGAGTATTCCACTAAAATAATAgtggattgaaaaaaaaatccttataaATGCAACAAATGTTATGCACATgctgtgttctgtaatgtgtgtgacttcaAACTAAGTTACTGGCGCATTAacctaaaaataaattatttacagCACTTATTACAACTGTACATTTCTTCAGACAAAACAGATCACTCACATTCAaaatgtgtctgagagaaaaagtgaaaatccACGATTTCAGTTTTATGCTTCTCTGGGTAATTCCCTGAGGAAAACACAAGTCAGTAATGAATTAATCCACACGACTGACAGAGATTTCTCCAGTGTGTATTATAAAAAGACTGGGTCGTGCTGTGTTGTTCAGGCTGCGCTGCAGCATCTACTCACAGGCGTGATCCCACTACTGATCAGCATGGGGGTTTTGACCTGCTCCGTGTCCGACCTGGGCCGGTTCACCCCTCCTTAGACGACCTGGTACTCCCAGGCTCCCCCAGGAGCACCATATCGATACCGAACTTAGTGCGGACGCCCGATCGCCACAGCGTACTACAGCCCAGAACCCCTGAACTCAAGCGCTCCACCAGCCTCAACCTCCCAGTAGCTTGGATTACAGGCACGCGCCACCGTTCCCGGTGATTACTGAGGgcattttctcattctttaaatgtgtaaaaCCGCGCGAGCGTTCCCTCTTTTGGATAAACGGTGAATTCCACGCTGACGGTGATTATTGGGGGAAAGCTGGCAATAATTAGCAACTATAATCTTTTCTGATTTCAGTCATTCTGTTTTATAGGAAGCGCTCTctcctttaaatgttttttttttcatacattgcCATTTCATACCTTTTCCTAAGCAGCTCTCAAATCGGCATTGGATAAACCCAGTTTTGTAAAAGCCAAAAGTTGTTTAGtcttacttttattttgaaaagcttCAAATCTCGCTGCCattattgaagaaaaaaaaaaaaacccttcccaAAGCTGTCTTCACACTGCCACTTCCTTGATCTAAAATTTGGCTGGGACTTGTCATGATGTGACGTTAGTGAATAGAACACCATGAAAACGAAGAAAAGGATTCTTTGTCATTTGGCCCAGTGTTTTGCGTTTGAATATTCTGTATTCTGCTTTAATTACAGCCAGCGAGAAAGCTAAAGAGGTTGTAAAGGCCACTGAAGCTAGCTGGTTTGCTAGCAGAGGAGTCGCTGAGGGGGTAGGATCTCTTCTGTTCAAAATAGTGTTTTGAACTGCAAATAATGGAGGGAATTCTTTACAAGTGGACAAATTATATGACAGGTAATTAATCCATCGTTGTTAATCTATAACAATGCTCAAATATGTTTCATTTAGTGAGTTAATTCATTTTCTAGGTGGAATTAGCTTGCTTTACTAAACTTTAATGAGCTCACGGGATTAATTTTTCTTTGACCTTTACACACTGTTCCTCTGATGAGAAAAGAGAACGTATCCGACCTTAAAGGCACTTTAACGTCCTACTTTTGTGTTTTCGAGCATTAGAATAATACAATTCCATGTAATAGAAAGAGCCTATGTTAACTTCATAGTTAATTACAATATACTAACTTCATaattttatgtctgtcagaatCAGCGAGCTTCTGACTGCAGTGTTAACCGTTTCGCAAAGTAAACAAGACTTCATGGTGGCTAATAAACTAACCTTTTAAGGTCATgcataattattttaaaaatgaatgattgatTTCCATTTGACAGGGTGGCAGCCACGCTGGTTTGTGTTGGACAACGGTATCATTTCATACTACGACTCTCAGGATGACGTCTGCAAAGGAAGCAAAGGAAGTATcaaaatgtctgtctgtgaaattaAAGGTAAGCTTGTTTATTCACATTTGAAAATCATGGAATACTGCAAACGCAGATGTGAAATATATCGCTAGGTAAATTCATGGGCAATACACAAAATGATGTCACTTCCTCATGCTTATAAACCAGTTCATCCAACCGACAATACCAGACTGGAGTTGATCATTCCTGGGGAGCAACACTTCTATGTGAAAGCTGTCAATGCCGCTGAAAGGCAGAAGTGGTTGGTCGCCCTTGGAAGTTCCAAAGCCGGGCTTATCGACACTagaaccaaaaaagaaaaaggtaggTGATATGTCGAAAAGTACTAGGCTGGTTCCTCTGTCTATCTCTTGTCCAGTATAAAGATAAAACTGTTTACAtgattcttaaaaaaaaggtaCTGAAAGAGGTCATACAATCATCAGTCTTTGCTGACAcatcatccactctctctctcttttcttcgtctttttcttctttttctcgttcttcttcttctccttcatcttgttcttcttcctcctcctcctcttcttcctcttcttcatcttcttcttcctcctcctcctcttcctcctgcagAGCTTACAGAAACCACAGAGTctttgaaaaccaaaatgtcAGAGCTGCGACTGTACTGCGATTTACTGATGCAACAGGTTCATACCATACAGGGGTGTGTAGACCAGGAAGGGGAACACACTTCACCCAGTACTGAGGTGATGCTTATTAACCACTGTCTGTCTAGTGAACTAGGGTTAAAACATAGGCCCCCAGTTAAGAGTACCTTCAGCACCAACAGCATTCACTCCAAAAACAAGCGGCTTCCTGTTACTCTCATGGGTAGTACAAATTCTGCAGGGTTTCTTATCAGCCAACCATtctggtctctgattggttcaggtgtctcaggaaaaaaaaaaacacaaattaagaGGATAGAGTGAGAGGTAGCAGAAGTTTACCCTCTCTGGACTAGATTTTGGCATGTCTGTGCTAAAGCAACGTTAGTTAACATAATTCTCACACGCATACATGGACCCGTACATCTATAGTTAGTATGCACTAGTAATACAATACAGGTATGTTTGACAAAGGGAAAACACTTATTCAGAGAATAATAACATGCAAATTAATTGGAAACTAGGCTTACACTACAGAAAGAACAACATACTCCATTCAGTTCTGATGGAAAACAGCAGTTGAGGAGTTTCACACCTGAAAATACCTTAGTGTGTGGTTCTCACAGAGTCAGTGCTACTGacttatacaaataaaacagacatctTTTAAGTCACTGGTGATCAGCAACAGACTCCTTAAGACTGATTCTATCAAAAACACATCTTTAACTCTCTTAATGATCTCTTAACTTTTGAAAATAGCTTTAGTACATACATTAAGCTTTTTTGTTGTACAACATAACACATAATGTGAATCTCACTTTTACATGTGacttgtggttttttttgtcacatacGCTAAGCAGCTGACTTAGAAAACCTCTTTGTTTTACGTAATACCGTCAGAGCATTTCAGACTCACCTCAGACTCGTTTGTCTTGTTTCtctcgttttgtttgtttgttttgttttgtttttgttttttcacagaCGAGAAACGAAGCCTCCTCTTTACTCAGTGCGACATGTAACACCTTTATTAAGACACTGGAGGAATGTATGAAGATCGCTAACTCTAAGTTCAACACTGACATGCTCCAGTCCAGTCCGTCAGACCCTCTCATGTCCCCAGTCTCTCCGGCCCCGGTCCAGATGGCCAAGGTAAACACAGAACCACTCCACGGGTGTACGCTCTCTTTAAAAACTCTGATCTCCATGACGACgcagggcatcctccaaaactgTGTCAAACTAGTATCGACAATTACTTTTATATAGGTGCAGAGGAATGTATGATGTTGGAAAGATTTTGAACTTTAAATGGTATATTTTTTTGCATACTCCATTTTAAAACTTCGATAGGTATGTTTATTCATATGTGTAGTTAAAAAGACTTAGTCTTCAATTGAACCTCTTGTTgtattgatatatatatatgaagcaTGAATAATTAATTGAATATGTTAACAATGTATGTTGATAATGTAAGACAGTGGAATGACTTTTAACTGTTTGCCCCGTTTCCACTGTGCAGATGAAGCGATCCATAAGTCACCCGGGCACTTACAGTTTCGACAGGTGCAGTATGCTTACAAAACACGCAGCTCGTTTGTTTGCGCTATAAACAGCCTGTTATGTTATTGTCAGTGTTCGTCTAAAGTCCAGACACTCTCCTCTCAAGGTCAAGCCACTTGCCAAAAGAGAATTTGGCAACGCAGCGATCGTCCCAGCGACGCGCTCGAACGTGTTCAGACACTGAAACTCTTAGCGACGGCTGCACTGAAGAGGTGGACAGTAAGTGAACACTTTGCTCTCCCTCGTCGACTGTTTGCGGTGCATGTCGAAGGTGATTGTTCGGTTTTGATGGAAGGTGAGGAGGTACCAGGTCCTAGGGCAATAAGACAATCCATAGAATCTTAGAATCTTTGATGAAAGATTCTTAGAATTCtgtaattaaaatgatctgcaCGCAGTTATCAAAACACGTTTACGCAAATcatttaaggggtgtgtgtgtgtttgctttacaGATAGCAAACGATTCCACCCAAGTAAAAGATGTCGTCTATGAATGTGGAGTAAACATGATAAAACATGAACAGCCCAGCCACAGGTCAATCAGtgtaacagatttttttttttttctttttaaaaccatGGCTGTTCTTGGCTGTGATTGTTTTCTGAATGGTCCTCGTTAtgcaacagcacagagaatggaCACTTTTTCATTAGAATTGAGTTTTAATGAGATGGAGGGGAGGGAGCACGAGCAGATTATGTgcaaaaaatcaatttaaagaAATGCCGCAGAGACGTGGTTCCTAGGCAACAGAAGATTTACCTGTAACTGTCACTCTCGATTGGTAGCAACTGATTCAAAACAGCTAAGTCTATTAGTGCAGtgttaataatgaataatataGTGGGTATAGATGTATTTTGATAACCTTTTACCTCCCGAGGGGGTTTAAACACCTGAAAGGTGgtcactgatgacatcacaacaaGCCTATAAAAAGGCCAGGGTGGCTCATTATTCCTAAGGTAGCACTTTTGTCAGCTGTTAGTTTCAGTTTTGTGActtttgaaaagcaaaatggTAACTTCTAAACAGGTTTCTGTTGAAAACACATCGGGTTTAAAGGTGGAGTTTATTCTTACGGACAAACAGCTGGGTCTTCCCAAATTTTTAGATGTCATGTCCCTAGTAAACACATCTGAGCCAGTTCATGTTCAGGGTCAGAGCCGTCCGTTTTAAAAGTCGTAACCTGaccatgttttttgttttttgggttttttttcccgtgAAAGGACTGGCGCCGTTGGCTAAGGCTGGCGTGAACGGAGACACCACGCCCAGTATCCCGGAGGAGAGCGGCACGCTGAAACTGATCTCAGAGACTGATACCCAAGAATCAGACCTGTCTCTTTAACTCCGCTgtccccgtttttttttttttttttttcttaaaaaaaaaaaaaaaagaaagaaagaaacaaaatcatGTACTGCTATGCAGTCCTACGCTTGCACCGTAACTTGCATTACTGATGTTTTTAGGAAGTGTGGTTTTATGGTTTTTATTTCCTGAGGAAGAAGTCCGTCGCACTTTAAAGAAtagaaatgataaaaacataaaagttcaatttgaatgtttgtcaagttcaatttgaatttttttttttggaagatttTTGAATgtcataggtttttttttttgttgtttttggttttttgaccatgtgtttttttttgtgacggAGAGTGCTTTTTTTATACCCTGTGGTGACGCGTGAAGAAGTTCGGTGTGAATTTCTTTAGTGATTTGTAGCTTTCTGTGAACCTTTGAAGAAAAAGGTTGAGTTGTAGTGCCAAGGAGTTGTGAGAGATAATGTTTACTTTACCCTGTTATAAACACCCCCCCCGGCATGTCtcctatttattattttttttcatttgtcagcGTTTAATTTCCCCTCATGCcttgatttcttttgtttgtttgtttttattttattttgttttgttttgtttttttgcttaaaatgtgttttttcgcATGGAAGGATATGTCGTACCGACTGATGTAATGTaaagtataataataaaatgGCATAAGTAaaatgtacttgtttttgtaatgttgagACAAAATGTTTGCAAAGGGTTACGGAAAACCCAGTCATTCTGGATGTTAAGTAGTGCAGAAATGATTACTGTGTCATTTATCTGCAGGCTGTAAAATAATATTACAACGAACACAGCCAAAGTAAGAAACCACATAAAAGAGGGATAGACTCCAAAGCTTAGAGCTTAGCCGGCTAACTGAGCCTACAGAACAGGAGAGGCAGAATActcctgttgtttgtgttgaacAGTCTTGGCTTTTAGCTTAATGCTATCCAACTAACAGAGAAATCTAGCTTTGTACGTGTGCCCTGCCACCATCCGCTACCATAACATTtatccctccatctcctctcctctgagatCTCATGAGGATGTGTGGGGTTTTTGTATGAAAGATTGATTGTGGTTTCTTACATTTGCTGTCTGCAGCAGCTCCCTGGAGTCTCTGCTTTCAATGAACTTGTAATATTAGATGGCTGGGAGTTGAAAGAGTTTCAAAGACTTGCAGAGGGACTTTGTAATATCAAAGGAAGAACCTACATTACTCAAGTTACCAGAAATGACCCTACCAGAAATAGCTACCCTAAAAGCTGTTATTTTCAGACGGAGCAGTTACGTAGCCCGTGCTAGTCTAGAACAGGACACGTATGCAAAATGGTCCCAAAGGTCCCGTCACATCGACTGATGTGGCAGTCAGTCGAGTAAACAACGAAAATCTGTAAAACCAGCGCGATCATTTCGGCAAGTTCAGGCAAATGCCCTTCCACAGATGCAAATTCCATTCTTTGCCTCGGTCATGCGTTTCTACCATACCATCTCCACATAGAAACTAGTGGCTATGTGGGTTAACGTTTAGCATTCTCATGGCGTTGCTGACATCGGTACTCTCTGCTGGGTTATATTCTCCCAGCTCCGCCGACACActctcagcatgtgtgtgtgaagtccaTAGACTCCCGCTGGGAGTGAATGCATGTCTTGTCTTTTCCAGATGACTAACAAAGACAACCCAGCATACATCCTCTGGCTAACCCTGACACAGGGCTGAGACTGAATGGTGGATTGTGTGGATGCTGTCTGTGCTGAGCATACATTGGGGGCTTTGGATGCAAACTCCGCGGGGTGAGGATATGTCATGGTTAGCGTTGGCTTATGAGTGGTAGTGAACAGCTATGTCTCTGCTCTACAAGAACTTAATGAGAGATTACTAAATATCACTATATCATTACCATACCCAGAACACTCAGTATGTTGTTGGTCGTGAACAGTGCTGTTCCTGAACCTGCTTCATCATGCTGTCATGTGGAGACTCTGTTGCGCCTTGtctttatgattaaaaaaatatatatatatagacacacattcattatttaaagaaaagaaagttacATATTGTCTTACTGCATCCACATCTATACATTAACTGGCTTGGTCATGCGTTTATTTACTAACTTATACATAAAACTGGTAGAAACTGGTTCTAGAGCAATAAACAGAGTCTGGAGTCAGTCCTGTGGTCTGGCTGTAAGCCATTCACAGTGTCAGTTAGGGCAACGGCAGAGTGTGGTGATGACATGTTCTGCCCCTCAGTGGGCGGggcctcatctctctctgcttgctTCATATCAGCAAAACCTGGAATCAAGTTCACGAGTCATTTACAAATAcaggatgtctgtgtgtatgacactCTCAATTCAGTCAacaattgttttaatttttgtgttttttttcatttgtctgtttgtt from Chanos chanos chromosome 8, fChaCha1.1, whole genome shotgun sequence includes the following:
- the plekha3 gene encoding pleckstrin homology domain-containing family A member 3 → MEGILYKWTNYMTGWQPRWFVLDNGIISYYDSQDDVCKGSKGSIKMSVCEIKVHPTDNTRLELIIPGEQHFYVKAVNAAERQKWLVALGSSKAGLIDTRTKKEKELTETTESLKTKMSELRLYCDLLMQQVHTIQGCVDQEGEHTSPSTETRNEASSLLSATCNTFIKTLEECMKIANSKFNTDMLQSSPSDPLMSPVSPAPVQMAKMKRSISHPGTYSFDRSSHLPKENLATQRSSQRRARTCSDTETLSDGCTEEVDRLAPLAKAGVNGDTTPSIPEESGTLKLISETDTQESDLSL